The following proteins are encoded in a genomic region of Vicia villosa cultivar HV-30 ecotype Madison, WI unplaced genomic scaffold, Vvil1.0 ctg.004187F_1_1, whole genome shotgun sequence:
- the LOC131641864 gene encoding uncharacterized protein LOC131641864 — translation MSNIEDNKELGQMDVDASGGSVNMPSPQKQEETLKKKYGGMIPKKPPLISKDHERAYFDSADWALGKQGGGGKPKGPLEALRPKLQPTQQQTRYRKSPYAPSGEEGGSVPSEEDAPSNE, via the exons ATGTCAAACATAGAGGATAACAAAGAACTTGGACAGATGGATGTGGATGCATCTGGTGGGTCAGTTAACATGCCATCGCCTCAGAAGCAG GAGGAAACtttaaagaaaaaatatggaGGAATGATTCCCAAAAAGCCGCCACTTATTTCAAAG GACCATGAGCGTGCTTACTTCGACTCCGCGGATTGGGCATTGGGCAAG CAAGGCGGTGGTGGTAAGCCTAAGGGACCACTCGAGGCTCTCCGGCCTAAACTACAG CCAACACAACAGCAGACGCGTTACCGGAAATCTCCATACGCCCCGTCGGGTGAAG AAGGTGGAAGTGTTCCATCTGAGGAGGATGCACCTTCCAATGAGTAA